From one Mytilus galloprovincialis chromosome 13, xbMytGall1.hap1.1, whole genome shotgun sequence genomic stretch:
- the LOC143056425 gene encoding transcription factor HES-2-like: MSLMTHDKFNRQPTRKHIAERQRRARINHLLEQLEILISPGDSDGSPVKLEKAEVLERTVEYIKRLKTGSADTTSTYLFGYMKCLDTIGRYLDDAHIPQSILYNIQSYLLSNVNTRNHSPPETNNDDGVYSCMNQQIRDEEQQMHVGIDKDISSSVIEVFCKTEDEDTDNRPTASDWYPGNHIINNEEVWRPW, translated from the exons ATGTCGTTGATGACACACGATAAATTTAACAGGCAGCCG aCCCGGAAGCATATAGCGGAACGTCAAAGAAGAGCTCGGATAAACCATTTACTGGAACAATTAGAAATTCTTATTTCTCCAGGAGATAGCGAT GGCTCACCAGTAAAACTAGAGAAAGCTGAGGTATTGGAAAGAACAGTTGAATACATCAAAAGATTAAAAACTGGATCTGCAG ACACTACCTCAACTTATTTATTTGGATATATGAAATGCCTGGATACTATTGGTCGATATCTGGATGATGCTCATATACCACAGTCAATACTATACAACATCCAATCGTACCTGTTATCCAATGTAAACACAAGAAACCATTCACCTCCAGAAACAAACAATGATGACGGTGTATATAGTTGTATGAATCAACAGATTCGGGACGAAGAACAACAAATGCACGTGGGAATTGATAAAGATATTTCATCGTCGGTAATTGAAGTATTTTGCAAAACTGAAGATGAAGACACCGATAATAGACCTACCGCATCAGATTGGTATCCAGGAAATCATATCATTAACAATGAAGAAGTTTGGAGACCGTGG